One window from the genome of Drosophila albomicans strain 15112-1751.03 chromosome 2L, ASM965048v2, whole genome shotgun sequence encodes:
- the LOC117564559 gene encoding angiopoietin-related protein 2-like — translation MFLSTIYIFFGTILCYVTAQYNETNQIYNFKAEKDQALVDNHEKLYSNCAEATAYSQTSGVYQIYIPQYIEHPFRVACDAKTQGGGWAIILNRMDGSVNFYRKWNTYKNGFGDLDGEFFLGLDKIYALTADYSQELLVILEDFQGKIVFERYEKFAISGEDEEYALNTLGKASGTAGDSLSYNYCQKFATFDRDNANNCAKNRSGAWWYNNCSAANLAGTYNGTDRNCIYWNDFHNVVSLKRATMMIRPRKSS, via the exons ATGTTTCTCagtacaatttatatattttttggtacaATTCTTTGTTATGTTACTGCGCAGTACAATGAAACTaatcaaatatacaatttcaa GGCGGAGAAAGATCAAGCGTTAGTTGATAATCATGAGAAATTATATTCGAACTGCGCCGAGGCAACAGCCTATTCACAGACTAGTGGAGTctaccaaatttatattccCCAATATATTGAACATCCTTTTCGAGTGGCCTGTGATGCAAAAACTCAAGGCGGAGGTTGGGCTatcattttgaatagaatGGACGGAAGTGTAAACTTTTACCGAAAGTGGAATACTTATAAAAACGGATTCGGAGATTTAGATGGCGAGTTCTTCTTGGGATTGGATAAAATATACGCATTAACAGCTGATTACAGCCAAGAGTTGCTTGTAATTCTCGAAGACTTCCAGGGAAAAATAGTCTTTGAGAGATATGAGAAATTTGCAATTAGCGGTGAAGATGAAGAATATGCGTTAAATACGCTGGGCAAAGCCAGTGGAACTGCGGGTGATTCGCTCAGTTATAATTATTGCCAGAAATTTGCCACATTTGATCGGGATAATGCAAATAACTGCGCCAAGAATCGAAGCGGCGCTTGGTGGTACAACAACTGTTCTGCTGC CAACTTGGCTGGCACATATAATGGGACAGATAGAAATTGCATTTACTGGAATGATTTTCATAATGTAGTGTCCCTTAAAAGGGCCACTATGATGATACGTCCAAGGAAATCATCGTAA